The DNA region CACATAAACCACTAAAATAAACCACTAAAAAAATTTCTAactactaacctcgtcgttgatgaccccggctatatgagcaactccatccaaacgataTAGTCTTTCTGGATCGTCCCCCATCGGCTAAAGTATCCTGCTCGAGCCTTTGTTGAAgtgaatctgggtcgttttctctgagatttggtgAGGTATGAGAATGGAAAAGTGATTCGAATGAGATGGGTTCGAACTCCTTTTATAACCGAATCCAGTGTAATTCGAAACAACCCCATTCGAATTACTACTAGAGGCAAAAAGTGAGTAATTTGAATCAACCAGATTCGAACTACTTGGGATTTCGTGCAAAAGGGTAATTCAAATCTCCCTTATTCGAATTAAGTAAAGTGTAATTCaaatcaggttgattcgaattagtgagtGTGTgcatgtgtgtaattcgaatctaggtgattcgaattacatgtattTTGAGTTCGAATTGACCTAGTTCAAACTATATAAAAACGTAATTTGATTGATTTATGAACTGATTTTCAATTTGGCTGATTTGTGTAATATTATGCTCCGATTGACTTAGTTATGTGATTTGCCCAAAAAAGAGCCATTGGTAGACCACAGCAAAAAAAAATATGACACTATGCTCCCTTAGCCATAGCGTGTCCTTCAAGCCTTCAACCATCACACAACGCATCATTTTTGTATATGTTAACGCACTTACATCTGTACAATAGAAGgattcattaaatttttatataaataaaaataatttttttatttttatataatttgataaataaattaaattatatatataataattaattataaaaattaatttttgatatataaataacatttttgatattatatatattgtgtttCAAAAACCAAATTGAAACACAACCTTGATTACCAAATCGAAATTCAATACCACTGGAGTCTTTGGTTGGCTGCAAGAATGGAAGAGGAGGACCAAGCATTATTCATCCAAGAACCACAACACAGGCCAAGTGTCTCCACCATGGAAGCACAAGGAATTCCAGTCATAGACCTCTCCCCTGTAACATCAAGCAACCCTTCTATTTCTTCCATTGACGCGCTGGTGAAGGAGATCGGAAGCGTGTGCAAGGAATGGGGATTCTTCCAAGTAACAAACCACGGTGTGCCTCTCTCTCTGAGGCAGAACCTTCTGGAAGCATCCAAGAACTTCTTTTCTCAGAGCTtgcaagaaaagaagaaggttaGCAGAGATGAAAGTTCTCCGAGCGGTTACTATGACACTGAGCTCACAAGGAACGTTAGAGATTGGAAAGAAGTGTTTGATTTTCTTGCAAAAGAACCAACTTTCTTCCCTGTTATTGCAGATGAACTTGATGATCGAGTCACGCAGTTGAGTAATAAATCTCCTCAACATCCTTCTCActtcaggtattcattcattcattcttttCCGTTTTTTGATAAGCTTTGTGATTTTTGTTCCCCTCTTTTGAGTCCATTGACTATTTGACTTGATGATTCAGTTTGACCTCCGTTTCTTTaattctgtttttcgtttttctctgaTGTTTCTGGAACGTTTTCATTCTTAATTCGAGTAAATTactatgaaattttaaaattttaataaatttaacaaatGAACGAAATTAATCTTTTTATTCAGGAAAGATAATTTTTGCGTGACAAAAGTAACAGAATGTTGATTTTGTTCTTGtaaaaatttgttaatattttaattttttatgatagaaataataattttttatttttaatgagtATGAAgttaatttcatttattttaagTAAATTTCTCAATATTATGAACTTTAATACGTActttactttttaaattaaatccaAATTCAAGAAAGGAATTGAGTTTTGTTAAAAATGAATGTTAATCAGAGATATAATCCAAGAGTATATTGAAGAGATGGAGAAGCTAGCCTTCAAATTGATGGAACTTATAGCTATGAGTTTAGGCCTTCAACCGAAGAGGCTTGAGGAATTCTTTATGAGAGGTCAAACCAGTCTTATTCGTCTCAACTATTATCCTCCATGCCCCTTCCCTCACATAGCTCTTGGAGTTGGTCCACACAAGGATGAAAGTGCCTTAACCATTCTTGCTCAAGATGAAGTTGAAGGACTTGAAGTGAAACATAAGACACATCAAGAGTGGGTCAGAGTGAAACCAACCCCAAATGATTATATCATCAACGTTGGTGATATTATTCAGGTACAACTTCCGCAGAATTTTAactttggaatgtgatttcctATCTATTTAGCTACATTATTTCTAATAGGAAATTATTTAAGAGTCAATATTTTTGTCTAGAATTATACGAGAATCTCACTGTTCGAAGGTTTATTTGAAACAGATAAATTTGGTTCTGAATGTGAGGTCTAGATTTTGTTTGTAAAAGCGTCCAACGCCTTTTCATGTTGAGGTATCGTCATCCGAGTTTTTCGTGAGGAGGTGAGGGTGATATTTATAAGGGATtctgatacttaagttagtaTGAATTTTTagcaagtttttagtagattgaaatttgaattatatTTGAGAGTATTAGGATATTTATAAGTGTAAATGTAGTGTTAATAACCACATTTATAAATTTCATTTTGATGGTGGTTTAGTTACactctttttataaaaaatttgttaaaatctCCTTTTTAGATGAATTAAAAAGATAATAGAAGTTagttatttatttgaattaaaagtgTATACTGTAAtaattcacattttttaaaatttaaatataaataagctatattattttattaacggaaatttttttatttttaaaaattattttattaaaaataattaaattaattttataatttgaattgcTGACTCTTTAAACCTTAAAATTGCGACACCCAACCCCTTCATTTAATATTCTTGACACCTCATTAGTTTATCATTGATTACCATTCtcttatcatcatcatcacttgGCCGAAGCCTCTAAgggagcaaaagaaagaaaattagaaaCGGTGCTTGATGCGCGCGCACGCACATATATATAATCATGAAacatgctttctttcattaattAAGCATGACACCTAATAAAGCTTTTACACCACAAATCTTCATTAATCATAATATTCACTTATCCCTTTTCATTAATTCATTCTTGTCACGGacaagaaggagaaagaatgaatgaaagaGAGAATGTGAGCTTCCATAGAACCATGACTTCCAACCTCAATTTTTTTAGAATAGTagcttcaataaaaaatttaataaaaaatttaatctgatCAAGGTGTTTGTATCGTTCTCCTTTTTACGTTGACGTTATTTTTATTCGGAAGAAATCAATAATGGAGTTGCTGTCCCTCTATGCAAAGTTTGGCCGAGAGAATTTCGGGGGTGGAGTAGctgattctaatatttttttctttagaaGCTTGATAAAAAAGCTTCTTCGAAATTTCTGTTGTTTTGATTTCTTACGAAGGTAagatttggtaattttataataattaaatgtgactTTGATAATTGAATGTTGGTTTGATtaattattgtttgagtttgattaagtTTACGCTGAATTTTTGTTGTTTACTTGAGATTTTGGTTCGGCTATGTATGAACAGCCAATTGGggtattttgattattttggacCTATTGTGATGTGGTATTTTGAGATAAATTTGACGAGGTTTGATGACCGCgagattaaattaaaaatcgTGAAAAATCGGTTATCAAAATTGTTGAAAAACTAGTTAAAAAAGTCAAATAATTTGACGAACTTTTGATGAGTTTGATTTGGTTCTTTGAAATATACAAAACATATACAAAACCTTCATGTTTTGACTATTTTGTGGCCAAAATATAATTAAGAGTTTTGGGGCTGGatgttaaataaaagaaaatttgtgagttaaaattgaatttttagaagtttagtgattaaagtataatttctaaaaaatttgggagtgaaatgaattattaaaaaaatgattatgttttgagttttatcgaaaaaagtattatgtttgaatttgatttatcaaGAAAAGAGTTCGAAAAACAGTTTGGATGGGACTTGAGAAGGGTGataaagtccgagttttaggggaggtgttaTCAAAATTTTTAGAAGAATTCTGAGaagttttattttggttaatttggATTGAaagaattatttgatttgatttgatttatttaagaaaaaatgaattatgttggagtttaaatgatttggttttgaaatgagGTTGGTTGTCGCTCCGCTAAAGTCTAGAGGTTTCGCCGAGGGGTTTAACTAATAAATAGGTTTCCTCtgacttttgaaaaaaaagtttaaattcaaaAACGATTTTGAAGTTAGCTCGAAGAATATGAGAATGAATGAGACATGAATATGGCAATGAGAATTTATAAATGAACGAGATATATGACCCCGTATAAGAGagagtggcgttgtccacttgatCCGGAAaggagatgaagaaaaagaatgaagaaaGCTGAGTTTGAATTATGAAATTGAATGGTGAGTATTTCTGTATTTTTTCTCTAGATGTAAGgctgacagggcacatattccttctaatggtgacagggcataTAATCCCTCTAACGGTAACAGGGCACGTATTCCCTCTAATGGtattaatgcgcaacagagagacagtGTCTGGATTAGCTatcggacatgtcgggtttggctatataaccgacaaatgagctcattaactgtaagactagacatgcatcatacttgtttgtgcatactTCTCTATGATATGTGTTTCTGTGATTGTGCGtgtgtgcttcttgacttgtgatTTTCTTTGTATCTCTGATTTGTTAAAATTGTTTATATTATAAGATTTGTTGCTATTGGCCATCTGTTGAAGGTTGTAAGTATTTTGTTATAGAATTCATACGTGACTTGGTGTCATCTCTTCTTTCATTATTCTCATTGGAATTTTTTGTATTGGATTCTCTCCTTAAAATGTGACTTGATTATTTCTTTCAACTACATCTTATCGTTCATGCATATCTTTGTCTGATTCTGATCATATCTGTTCACTTGAATTTTTTTGAGTATTCATTCTTGACGTTGTTTGTATTTTTCTCATGAATCTAACTTTTTTTTGTAGAGTTCGaacttattttattgtattaatttttcagaacaaaaatttttataaaatggaTAAAATGTAACGACCCACATTTTTAACCAtttagctataatttattttattgattaaaatttattatttttaaaaattattttattaaaaataattaaattaatttcataaCTTGAATCGCTAACTTAGTTGCCTTAAGGCCGCGACACCCAACCCctttcatttattatttttgacaccTCATTAGTATATCATTAATTATTATTCtcttatcatcatcatcacatcACTTGACTGAAGcctttaaggaaaaaaaaagatggCTTAACATATATATAATCATGACACATACTTTCTTGCATTAACTAGCCATGACATCTAATAAGGCTTTTACACCACAAATTCTCATCAATCATAATATTCACTTATCccttttcattcattcattcttgtCACGGACAAGGAGAAAGAAagactaagagagagagagagaaaatatatGAGCTTTCATGGAACCATGACTTCCAACTTCAATTTCTTAAGAATTGTAgttctaataaaaaatctaattcaatTAAAGTATTTGTATCTTTCTCTTTCATGTTGATATTACTTTTGTTCAGAAGAAATCAATAATGGAGTTGTTGTCCCTCTATGCAAAGTTCGGCCGAGGGAGCTCCGAAGGTGTAGTAACTGATTTTGACGTTCTCTTCTTCAGCAGTTCGATCAAAAAGTTTTTCCAAAGTTTCTATCGTTCTGATTTCGTACAGAGGtagaatttgataattttataataattaaatgtgaatttgataagtgaatattagtttgattgattattgtttgagattgattaagtttatgtttaatttttgttaaattatcaTTGTTTGCTTGAGATTTTGGTTTGGCTATGTATGAACATCCAGCTCGGGTGTTTTGACAATTTTGGAGCTATTGTGATATTGTATTTTGAGATAAATTTGATGAGGTTTGATGGCAGCGAGAATAAATTAAAAGCTGTGAAAAATCGGTTACCGAAACAACTGAAAAACtagttaaaaaattaagtaattttgatGAACTTTTGATGAGTTTGATTTGGTTCTTTGAAAAACACAAAACCCTCATGTTTTGACTATTTTGTGGCCAAAatataattaagaaagatttttgGGGTTagatgttaaataaaaaaaagtttgtgagttaaaataaaatttttagaagtttaGTGATTAAAGtgtaatttctaaaaaatttggACATTAAAATGAATTTCCAAAAGTTTTAAGGATTATATTAGCTGATTTTGAATTATTAATGAAatgattatgttttgagttttatcgagaaaagtattatgtttgaatttgatttatcaaGAAAAGAGTTTGAAAAACGGTTTGAAAAGTATTGTGTCTAGAGGCCTTGTCGAGgggtttaaataataaatagttttcttttctcatttgaaaaaaagtttaaattcaaaAACGGTTTGTTAAAGTTGTTTGTATTAGAAGGTTTGTTGCTAATGGCCATCTGTTGAAGATTGTAAGTATTCTGTTATGGAATTCTTGTGCACCAAAGAATAAAATGAATGTAACTATCCATACCGACCCTATTAAAAACTCTCCAATTCTTACCTCTCTATTTCAACCCCTTTTAGCTATAGGGGCGAAGGTTTTATGCAGAGTTACAGGAGTATAGAAGATTATGtttacgagttgagttgttagaatttattttttcgtCGCCTTGTTAGTTAAAGTTTTATTCAGAGAGGTAAGTTTTGTAATTACTTTTGTATGTAATACtataatgtattattaatattaagtatgtgaGTATGTGTTGTTTGTTCTTGTTGGAAAAGTTTTAAGTTTTTAGTAAAACCATCGATAGATTTATACGTAAAGGCTCATACCTTATTATCTAATAGATGAGATTCGTCGTAATACCCcggctatcagagtggcgcaccCAAAAACGTGACATTTTAGTGTTACATACACGGTCCAGTCTGGCCTGAAGACCCGGCCCGGGCTCGAACCATTTTGGAAGATGATGGCCCGGACCCGAAGTGTCCCGGGGCTGACCTGGGGAGAAAAAATGAAACCTAGAAAGAAAGTGAAACTAGGACCGAGTCATAGCTCGTGTAAGACCTCAAATTTTTGGAAATTAGATAAtaaagttatttatgatttattttatttcttcaagaatatattttttgagatATTTATACCAATTAGGTATTTTCTTATTTATGATTTCAAGTTttagtaatttaaaaataatgagtattttatctgctttaatttgaataattagatttttagctctattttataatataaaggaaattaatttgattatttctaattattgaattagagtagagttgaaaataaattgtaaatcgataattaaatgataattttatagatattattggattcaaaattagttttcaattactctattatcccttattttattaaaattaccaaactaCCCTTATACCTAATTTTTTACCAAAACCCTAATCCCCCAAATACACAACTTTAACCCTTGTTTTCCAAAATGTGCAACCACCCACGTCCCTCTTTCTCTTCTCAATGTCACACACACACACGAGGAAAAGAAAGTGGGAATCAGACagaagaaaaaaaggagaagagagaACCAACGGAGAAGGGGGAAAGGAAGGGGAGAGCGTCACCGACGGAGGGGGAGCTCGCCACCATCGCATTGCCGTTGTCCAGCCGTTAAGCCGTCGCCGCCATTCTATCGAGCTACCATCGCCGCATTGCTCAGGACTGCCGCGTCGCCACAGCCATCGCCCATCACGTTGCACCACGCCACGTCCCCGCTGGGAACAGAGTCTTAATGAGAGAGAGCTCGCGAGTGAGGGAGAAGGTTGCAAGCCTGGAGACCGTCACTCCTAGTCAGATCCGTGAAGCCCATCGCCGCCGCTGCTATACTCGCGCTACCGTTGTCCTCATATTGGAGTCAGAGTCGCCGTCACCATGGAGGAGATCCGAGGAAAAGAGTGGGAGAGCGCGGAcaggaggtgctgccgaaatttctataaaatctgagaCTTTGTTTGTTTGAACTATTatttagaaaattatgaattttagaattatattatttcacttgaattatttaagaaaataatgaatttttttaaattgaattattgaaaGGAGAATTACAATTGAGCTTTATTTCCTAACAAATGTATTATATGTTGAGTGCAAGTTATTAAGAAAAGACTTATATTCTGAGGTTGATGTAAATGCAAAAAGgggtttatattttgaatttgattaaaGAATCACATTCGAAGGAAAGTAGATTAAAAGGAAATTGGACTTTGATTGAGTAATTCTGTTTGTGGCATTTTGGAAGAAGTCAGAGAATTGGTTTTAAAAGTGAACTTGAAGGTGGTTTTGATTTCAATAAACTGGTTTGTTATAAGTGATTTGACTTTTAAAATTGTTTGGAACTTCTgattcttattatttgattttgattcaaATTAGGAAAACAATGATTTTTAAGTAtctttaatgaatttaaaaaattgaaatttagtaGATTCTCCCTCAAAATCTTGAGATTTTGttgtgataattaattaatgactcCTAATTTAAAGTGGATAAGCAGATGGTTTAAGAATGAAATGATTTTTGAGTTTGGTTTGAAAAAATTAGATTGTGTGGAAAAGAATGTTATAGGATTTTGGTTTCAAAGTACATTCATTTGAAGAAAAAGTGATATATGGCATGAATAATGATTTAGTTGATGTGGATTGTTGAAGAGGAAGTGTGAACAATGATTATAAATGAATTGAAAGGATAATGAAAATGAGCTTAAATTTGATTGTAATATGCCTCCcggtaagatgcagtggtattATCCATTTGCTCCGATTGAGAGTTCGAAActtcgggtaagatgcaagggtggaattctgatgagcggataatttatacgctttttggcattgtttttatatagtttttagtaagtttgagctacttttagggatgttttcattagtttttatgttaaattcacatttctggactttactatgagtttgtgtgtttttctgtgatttcaggtaaattctggctgaaattgagggatttgagcaaaactctaaagaaggctgacaaaaggactgctgatgctgttggaatctgacctccctgcacttgaaatggattttctggagctacagaactccaaatggcgcgctctcaacggcgttggaaagtagacatccagagctttccagcaatatataatagtccatactttattcggagattgacgacgtaacttggcgttgaacgccaagtacatactgctgtctggagttaaacgccagaaaaacgtcatgatccggagttgaacgcccaaaacacgtcataactcggagttcaactccaagagaagcctcagctcgtggattaatcaagctcagcccaagcatacaccaagtgggccccggaagtggatttatgcatcaattacttactcatgtaaaccctaggagctagtttattataaatagaacatttatctattgtattagatatcttttgacagtttaatctctggaatattcggtcacttgatcatggagagggctggccattcggccatgcctgaacctctttcacttatgtatcttcaacggtggagtttctgcacaccatagattaagggtgtggagctctgctgtacctcaagtattaatgcaattctattctcttttattcaaatctctcttattcttattccaagatattcattcgtacccaagaacatgatgaatgtgatgataagtaaccctcattatcatcctcacttatgaacgcacgtgattgacaaccacttccgttctacatgcaacaagagcttgaatgtgtatctcttagattccccaacataatcttcgtggtataagttagatagatggcggcattcatgaggatccgaaaagtctaaaccttgtctatggtattccgagtaggattctgtgattgaatgactgtgacgagcttcaaactcctgaaggctgggcgtgatgacaagcgcaaaagaatcaagggattttattccaacctgattgagaaccgacagatgattagccgtgctgtgacagagcataggaacgttttcactgagaggatgggatgtagccattgacaacggtgatgccctatatacagcttgccatggaaaggagtaagaaggattgagttgaagaagtgggaaagcaggcgtccttgagccatacagtatctccattctcTTAtcagaaattcccaccaatgaatctgcataagtattctatcccttttattatttattttcttatttctattttcgaaaccataaatcaatttaatctgcctaactgagatttacaaggtgaccatagcttgcttcataccaacaatctctgtgggatcgacccttactcacgtaaggtttattacttggacgacccagtacacttgctggttagttgaacggagttgtgtccactcgtgccaatttcaaattccataattttacaatgaaaacaacttaaagaatagtgatcacaatttcgtccaccaaattcTATCGCCGCTTGCTCCAAATTGAGAACAATAACACCACATGGGTAAGAGGCAGGGTGAAGTTGTCCCCTACTCCGGATACGCAGATAAGATACAAGGGTTGCGGtgttgtcccacttgctctgtgtttggtgttctgtccagggttagctaccggacatgtcgggtttggctttataactgacagatgagactcatcagccataggacaggcattcatcatatgaatTTATGTGACACtttttgggtgtgcatattgtaattagtttgcctatataaataattatgtttaac from Arachis hypogaea cultivar Tifrunner chromosome 10, arahy.Tifrunner.gnm2.J5K5, whole genome shotgun sequence includes:
- the LOC112715492 gene encoding codeine O-demethylase isoform X4; translation: MEEEDQALFIQEPQHRPSVSTMEAQGIPVIDLSPVTSSNPSISSIDALVKEIGSVCKEWGFFQVTNHGVPLSLRQNLLEASKNFFSQSLQEKKKVSRDESSPSGYYDTELTRNVRDWKEVFDFLAKEPTFFPVIADELDDRVTQLSNKSPQHPSHFRDIIQEYIEEMEKLAFKLMELIAMSLGLQPKRLEEFFMRGQTSLIRLNYYPPCPFPHIALGVGPHKDESALTILAQDEVEGLEVKHKTHQEWVRVKPTPNDYIINVGDIIQINLVLNVRSRFCL
- the LOC112715492 gene encoding protein LATERAL BRANCHING OXIDOREDUCTASE 1 isoform X1 — translated: MEEEDQALFIQEPQHRPSVSTMEAQGIPVIDLSPVTSSNPSISSIDALVKEIGSVCKEWGFFQVTNHGVPLSLRQNLLEASKNFFSQSLQEKKKVSRDESSPSGYYDTELTRNVRDWKEVFDFLAKEPTFFPVIADELDDRVTQLSNKSPQHPSHFRDIIQEYIEEMEKLAFKLMELIAMSLGLQPKRLEEFFMRGQTSLIRLNYYPPCPFPHIALGVGPHKDESALTILAQDEVEGLEVKHKTHQEWVRVKPTPNDYIINVGDIIQVWSNDAYESVEHRAIVNSEKERFSIPYFFFPAHDTEVEPLEELINEKSPSKYRPYKSGKFLLSRMNSNFKKQTDENLQIHYYKLA
- the LOC112715492 gene encoding codeine O-demethylase isoform X3; its protein translation is MEEEDQALFIQEPQHRPSVSTMEAQGIPVIDLSPVTSSNPSISSIDALVKEIGSVCKEWGFFQVTNHGVPLSLRQNLLEASKNFFSQSLQEKKKVSRDESSPSGYYDTELTRNVRDWKEVFDFLAKEPTFFPVIADELDDRVTQLSNKSPQHPSHFRDIIQEYIEEMEKLAFKLMELIAMSLGLQPKRLEEFFMRGQTSLIRLNYYPPCPFPHIALGVGPHKDESALTILAQDEVEGLEVKHKTHQEWVRVKPTPNDYIINVGDIIQKKSIMELLSLYAKFGRGSSEGVVTDFDVLFFSSSIKKFFQSFYRSDFVQR
- the LOC112715492 gene encoding codeine O-demethylase isoform X2 translates to MEEEDQALFIQEPQHRPSVSTMEAQGIPVIDLSPVTSSNPSISSIDALVKEIGSVCKEWGFFQVTNHGVPLSLRQNLLEASKNFFSQSLQEKKKVSRDESSPSGYYDTELTRNVRDWKEVFDFLAKEPTFFPVIADELDDRVTQLSNKSPQHPSHFRDIIQEYIEEMEKLAFKLMELIAMSLGLQPKRLEEFFMRGQTSLIRLNYYPPCPFPHIALGVGPHKDESALTILAQDEVEGLEVKHKTHQEWVRVKPTPNDYIINVGDIIQKKSIMELLSLYAKFGRGSSEGVVTDFDVLFFSSSIKKFFQSFYRSDFVQR
- the LOC112715492 gene encoding codeine O-demethylase isoform X5; its protein translation is MEEEDQALFIQEPQHRPSVSTMEAQGIPVIDLSPVTSSNPSISSIDALVKEIGSVCKEWGFFQVTNHGVPLSLRQNLLEASKNFFSQSLQEKKKVSRDESSPSGYYDTELTRNVRDWKEVFDFLAKEPTFFPVIADELDDRVTQLSNKSPQHPSHFRDIIQEYIEEMEKLAFKLMELIAMSLGLQPKRLEEFFMRGQTSLIRLNYYPPCPFPHIALGVGPHKDESALTILAQDEVEGLEVKHKTHQEWVRVKPTPNDYIINVGDIIQVNSG
- the LOC112715492 gene encoding codeine O-demethylase isoform X6, with product MEEEDQALFIQEPQHRPSVSTMEAQGIPVIDLSPVTSSNPSISSIDALVKEIGSVCKEWGFFQVTNHGVPLSLRQNLLEASKNFFSQSLQEKKKVSRDESSPSGYYDTELTRNVRDWKEVFDFLAKEPTFFPVIADELDDRVTQLSNKSPQHPSHFRDIIQEYIEEMEKLAFKLMELIAMSLGLQPKRLEEFFMRGQTSLIRLNYYPPCPFPHIALGVGPHKDESALTILAQDEVEGLEVKHKTHQEWVRVKPTPNDYIINVGDIIQGI
- the LOC112715492 gene encoding protein LATERAL BRANCHING OXIDOREDUCTASE 1 isoform X7, with amino-acid sequence MGILPSNKPRCASLSEAEPSGSIQELLFSELARKEEDELDDRVTQLSNKSPQHPSHFRDIIQEYIEEMEKLAFKLMELIAMSLGLQPKRLEEFFMRGQTSLIRLNYYPPCPFPHIALGVGPHKDESALTILAQDEVEGLEVKHKTHQEWVRVKPTPNDYIINVGDIIQVWSNDAYESVEHRAIVNSEKERFSIPYFFFPAHDTEVEPLEELINEKSPSKYRPYKSGKFLLSRMNSNFKKQTDENLQIHYYKLA